From Streptomyces sp. NBC_01460, a single genomic window includes:
- a CDS encoding DUF4291 domain-containing protein, with the protein MTAPRHEIRARHTAGTVTVYQAYRPDIGLPAARDGRFPPAWKRDRMTWIKPSFLWMMYRCGWGAKEGQETVLAVEITREGFAWALENAELSHYVRGVHPDRATWQRGLRRSPTRVQWDPERDLHLNPLPYRSLQLGLSGEAARRYADEWLVSVTDVTPLAHEIHGLVRAGDQDAAARLLPAETPLTGLGAPRPVPAGR; encoded by the coding sequence ATGACCGCACCGCGACACGAGATCCGGGCCCGCCACACGGCCGGCACGGTCACCGTCTACCAGGCGTACCGGCCGGACATCGGGCTGCCCGCCGCCCGGGACGGCCGCTTCCCACCGGCCTGGAAGCGCGACCGCATGACGTGGATCAAGCCGAGCTTCCTGTGGATGATGTACCGCTGCGGCTGGGGCGCCAAGGAGGGCCAGGAGACGGTGCTCGCCGTCGAGATCACCCGCGAGGGTTTCGCGTGGGCCCTGGAGAACGCCGAACTCTCGCACTACGTGAGGGGCGTGCACCCCGACCGGGCCACCTGGCAGCGCGGCCTGCGCCGCAGCCCCACCCGTGTCCAGTGGGACCCGGAGCGCGACCTCCATCTGAACCCGCTGCCCTACCGCTCCCTCCAGCTCGGACTGAGCGGAGAGGCGGCACGGCGGTACGCGGACGAGTGGCTGGTCTCGGTCACCGACGTCACGCCGCTCGCGCACGAGATCCACGGTCTCGTCAGGGCGGGCGACCAGGACGCGGCGGCCCGGCTGCTCCCGGCGGAGACGCCGCTCACCGGCCTCGGCGCGCCCCGGCCCGTACCGGCGGGCCGGTGA
- a CDS encoding STM4015 family protein → MSYVHHVEHVEQFHGLPVFTFPPYADPADLPDAAAVAWRLHCGPYATDEDSGSYWTRFTESVDLGKIRALVFGSPWFDGDGGSDLGELLALQPRLGGLEAVFLGDLEDEEAMISTIGLTDLTDLLDAFPGLRELAMRGGEGLEFPLTGHEGLRVLRVESGGLPPAAAARIAAAELPALERLDLWLGDEDYGGGTTVEDLAPLFTGVGKPALRHLGLQNSAIQDELAAELASAPVVGRLRSLSLSMGTFGDEGAEALLGGQPLTHLRELDLSHHFLSREMMLRLWTGLEPHGVRVNLTDRQEEEDDDPDWAEEPGRYIAVAE, encoded by the coding sequence TTGTCCTATGTCCACCATGTCGAGCACGTGGAGCAGTTCCACGGACTGCCCGTCTTCACCTTCCCGCCGTACGCGGACCCCGCGGATCTGCCCGACGCGGCCGCCGTCGCCTGGCGCCTCCACTGCGGTCCGTACGCGACCGACGAGGACTCCGGTTCGTACTGGACGCGGTTCACCGAGTCGGTCGACCTGGGGAAGATACGGGCCCTGGTCTTCGGCAGCCCCTGGTTCGACGGAGACGGCGGGAGCGACCTGGGTGAACTGCTGGCGTTACAGCCCCGGTTGGGCGGGCTCGAAGCGGTGTTCCTCGGCGATCTGGAGGACGAGGAGGCGATGATCTCCACGATCGGGCTGACGGACCTCACGGACCTTCTCGATGCGTTCCCCGGGCTGCGGGAGCTGGCCATGCGCGGCGGGGAGGGCCTGGAGTTCCCCCTGACGGGCCACGAAGGGCTGCGGGTGCTGCGCGTCGAATCCGGCGGCCTGCCCCCCGCGGCGGCGGCCCGGATCGCCGCCGCCGAGCTGCCGGCGCTGGAGCGCCTGGACCTGTGGCTGGGCGACGAGGACTACGGCGGTGGCACCACGGTCGAGGACCTCGCCCCGCTGTTCACCGGCGTGGGCAAGCCCGCGCTGCGTCACCTGGGGCTGCAGAACAGCGCGATCCAGGACGAGCTGGCCGCGGAGCTGGCCTCCGCGCCGGTCGTGGGCCGGCTGAGGTCGCTGAGCCTGTCGATGGGCACGTTCGGGGACGAGGGGGCGGAGGCGTTGCTGGGCGGGCAGCCGCTCACCCACCTGCGGGAGCTGGACCTCTCGCACCACTTCCTGAGCAGGGAGATGATGCTGCGGCTCTGGACCGGGCTGGAGCCGCACGGGGTGCGCGTGAACCTCACCGACCGCCAGGAGGAGGAGGACGACGACCCCGACTGGGCCGAGGAGCCCGGCAGGTACATCGCGGTCGCCGAATGA
- a CDS encoding ABC transporter permease, translating to MSSAPEIQALAEAPGYHARRTLPLRVEAMRQLRRRRTLLMGGVLAALPFILIIAFAIGGTPDGEGGGGGGGSRINLMDVATESAANFAATCLFVSAGFLLVVPVALFCGDTVASEASWSSLRYLLAAPVPRSRLLWSKLVVALGFSLAAMVLLPLVALAAGAAAYGWGPLELPTGGALATSDTVPRLALVVAFVFVSQLVTAGLAFWLSTKTDAPLGAVGGAVGLTIVGNVLDAVTALGSWREFLPAHWQFAWADALQPDLEWGGMAKGAAVSVTYALILFALAFRGFSRKDIVS from the coding sequence ATGAGCTCCGCACCAGAGATCCAGGCACTCGCCGAAGCCCCCGGATACCACGCCCGCCGCACCCTGCCGCTGCGCGTGGAGGCGATGAGACAGCTGCGCAGGCGGCGCACCCTGCTCATGGGCGGGGTGCTGGCCGCCCTGCCGTTCATCCTGATCATCGCCTTCGCCATCGGCGGCACCCCGGACGGTGAAGGGGGAGGCGGCGGAGGCGGCTCCCGGATCAACCTCATGGACGTCGCGACCGAGTCCGCTGCGAACTTCGCGGCGACCTGCCTCTTCGTCTCCGCCGGCTTCCTGCTGGTGGTGCCGGTGGCCCTGTTCTGCGGGGACACCGTGGCATCCGAGGCGAGCTGGTCCTCGCTGCGCTACCTGCTCGCGGCGCCCGTGCCCCGGTCCAGGCTGCTGTGGAGCAAGCTCGTCGTCGCGCTCGGCTTCAGCCTCGCCGCGATGGTGCTGCTGCCGCTCGTCGCACTGGCCGCGGGAGCCGCCGCGTACGGCTGGGGGCCGCTCGAACTGCCCACCGGGGGTGCGCTCGCCACCTCGGACACCGTGCCGCGCCTCGCGCTCGTCGTCGCCTTCGTCTTCGTCTCCCAGCTCGTCACCGCGGGGCTGGCGTTCTGGCTGTCGACGAAGACGGACGCACCGCTCGGCGCGGTGGGCGGCGCGGTCGGGCTGACCATCGTCGGCAACGTCCTGGACGCGGTCACCGCGCTCGGTTCCTGGCGCGAGTTCCTGCCCGCGCACTGGCAGTTCGCCTGGGCCGACGCGCTCCAGCCCGATCTCGAATGGGGAGGGATGGCCAAGGGCGCCGCCGTGTCGGTGACCTATGCCCTGATCCTGTTCGCGCTCGCCTTCCGAGGGTTCAGTCGTAAGGACATCGTGTCCTGA
- a CDS encoding SDR family oxidoreductase, with amino-acid sequence MNAGTRPVALVTGAGRSAGIAASVVLDLARTGWDVAFTYWTPYDARMAWGADPGAEDALGKAAAALGATTLAVEADLSDPAVPAQLFERVERERGSVTALVLCHAESVDSGLLDTTVESFDRHFAVNARATWLLIREYGLRFTGRHGTGRIVSLTSDHTAGNLPYGASKGAMDRITLAASHELAHLGVTCNAVNPGPTDTGWMAEDQKADLARHTPLGRLGMPQDCANLVTFLCSAEGGWVNGQLLQSNGGLG; translated from the coding sequence GTGAACGCCGGGACCCGCCCGGTGGCCCTGGTCACGGGAGCCGGGCGGTCGGCGGGGATCGCAGCCTCCGTGGTGCTGGACCTGGCACGGACCGGCTGGGACGTGGCCTTCACCTACTGGACGCCGTACGACGCGCGGATGGCGTGGGGCGCGGACCCGGGTGCGGAGGACGCGCTCGGCAAGGCTGCGGCGGCCCTCGGGGCGACGACACTCGCCGTCGAGGCGGACCTGAGCGACCCGGCCGTGCCGGCCCAGCTCTTCGAGCGCGTCGAGCGCGAGCGGGGAAGCGTGACCGCCCTGGTGCTCTGCCACGCCGAGTCGGTCGACTCCGGCCTGCTGGACACCACCGTGGAGAGCTTCGACCGGCACTTCGCGGTCAACGCGCGCGCCACCTGGCTGCTGATCCGCGAGTACGGGCTCCGCTTCACCGGGCGGCACGGAACCGGGCGGATCGTCAGCCTGACCAGCGACCACACCGCCGGGAACCTGCCGTACGGGGCGAGCAAGGGGGCGATGGACCGGATCACGCTGGCCGCCTCCCACGAACTGGCCCACCTCGGAGTGACCTGCAACGCCGTCAACCCCGGTCCCACCGACACCGGATGGATGGCGGAGGACCAGAAGGCGGACCTGGCGCGCCACACCCCCCTGGGGCGTCTCGGGATGCCGCAGGACTGCGCGAACCTGGTCACCTTCCTCTGCTCGGCTGAGGGCGGCTGGGTCAACGGCCAGCTGCTGCAGAGCAACGGCGGGCTCGGATAG
- a CDS encoding vWA domain-containing protein — translation MERRARTYRGALALLVAGGVLMTGCSGSGTTNDSAAERGVAGSGGPAGGNPAPAAPGQREDGASAAEDGLARESAAPDYLSTFALDVDTASYGYARRTLDDGQLPAAGTVRPEEFVNSFRQGYERPKGNGFSVSVDGARPDASDWSLVRVGLATKAASDAGERPPAALTFVVDISGSMAEPGRLDLAKTSLGILTDELRDDDSVSLVTFSDEAETRLPMTRLRGNRTKVRDAVEAMEPADSTNVAAGVERGYEEAVEGHRKGATNRVVLLSDALANTGETDADAILERIGDAREEHGITLFGVGVGSDYGDALMERLTNKGDGNTTYIADETQARKVFVDQLPAHVELRARDAKAQVEFDRRTVEQFRLIGYEDRKVADEDFRDDSVDGGEVGPGHTVTALYAVRLREGASGHVATATVRWLDPKTRKAHEETGSVATGAIGGKLWDGAGARLQVTAVAAYFADTLRGGELPGTPALGELASRARKLASSTEDSSVEKLATMIEQADRIRSGGGGPQDDGGEGEIG, via the coding sequence ATGGAACGCAGGGCAAGGACGTACAGGGGAGCGCTCGCACTGCTGGTGGCGGGCGGGGTCCTGATGACCGGGTGCAGCGGATCGGGCACGACCAACGACTCCGCCGCCGAACGCGGTGTCGCCGGCAGCGGCGGACCGGCCGGGGGCAACCCGGCCCCCGCCGCCCCGGGGCAGCGGGAGGACGGGGCGAGTGCGGCGGAGGACGGCCTCGCGCGGGAGAGCGCGGCGCCCGACTACCTGTCCACCTTCGCCCTCGACGTGGACACCGCGAGCTACGGATACGCGCGCCGCACCCTGGACGACGGGCAGCTGCCGGCCGCCGGCACGGTGCGCCCGGAGGAATTCGTCAACAGCTTCCGCCAGGGCTACGAGCGGCCGAAGGGCAACGGCTTCTCGGTGAGCGTCGACGGCGCCCGGCCCGATGCCTCCGACTGGTCCCTCGTACGGGTCGGGCTGGCCACGAAGGCCGCCTCCGACGCCGGCGAACGCCCGCCCGCCGCCCTCACCTTCGTCGTCGACATCTCCGGATCGATGGCCGAACCCGGCCGCCTCGACCTGGCGAAGACCTCGCTGGGCATCCTCACCGACGAACTGCGCGACGACGACTCCGTCTCCCTGGTCACCTTCAGCGACGAGGCCGAGACCCGGCTGCCGATGACTCGCCTCCGGGGCAACCGCACCAAGGTCAGGGACGCCGTCGAGGCGATGGAGCCCGCCGACTCCACGAACGTGGCGGCCGGCGTCGAGCGGGGCTACGAGGAAGCGGTCGAGGGCCACCGCAAAGGCGCCACCAACCGGGTCGTCCTGCTCTCCGACGCGCTCGCCAACACCGGTGAGACGGACGCCGACGCGATCCTGGAGCGGATCGGGGACGCACGCGAGGAGCACGGCATCACCCTGTTCGGCGTGGGGGTCGGCAGCGACTACGGCGACGCGCTGATGGAACGCCTCACCAACAAGGGCGACGGCAACACCACCTACATCGCCGACGAGACCCAGGCCAGGAAGGTCTTCGTCGACCAGCTGCCCGCCCACGTCGAGCTCCGGGCCCGTGACGCCAAGGCCCAGGTCGAGTTCGACCGTAGGACCGTCGAGCAGTTCCGGCTGATCGGCTACGAGGACCGCAAGGTCGCCGACGAGGACTTCCGTGACGACAGCGTCGACGGCGGCGAGGTCGGCCCCGGCCACACCGTGACCGCTCTCTACGCCGTACGGCTCCGTGAGGGAGCCTCCGGTCACGTGGCGACGGCGACGGTGCGCTGGCTGGACCCGAAGACACGGAAGGCGCACGAGGAGACCGGGTCGGTGGCGACCGGCGCGATCGGCGGAAAGCTGTGGGACGGCGCCGGCGCACGGCTCCAGGTGACGGCGGTGGCCGCCTACTTCGCGGACACCCTGCGCGGCGGCGAGCTGCCGGGGACGCCCGCGCTCGGTGAACTCGCCTCCCGGGCGCGGAAGCTGGCCTCCTCCACCGAGGACAGCTCGGTGGAGAAGCTCGCGACGATGATCGAACAGGCCGACCGGATCAGGAGCGGCGGCGGCGGACCGCAGGATGACGGCGGTGAGGGCGAGATCGGCTGA
- a CDS encoding GNAT family N-acetyltransferase: MDTGTNTGFRIRPATTTAELLAAAHLYDAPPRPGWADRFLAADGHLMLIAYVDGAPAGFVSGIEMLHPDKGTEMCLYELSVDEAHRRRGIGRALTEALAGEARGRGCYDMWVGVERDNEAALAAYRSAGAADDGVFAMLTWDFATVR; this comes from the coding sequence ATGGACACCGGCACCAACACCGGATTCCGTATCCGTCCCGCCACCACCACGGCGGAGCTCCTCGCCGCCGCGCACCTCTACGACGCCCCGCCGCGCCCCGGGTGGGCGGACCGCTTCCTCGCGGCGGACGGTCATCTGATGCTGATCGCCTACGTGGACGGCGCCCCGGCGGGGTTCGTCTCGGGCATCGAGATGCTCCACCCGGACAAGGGCACCGAGATGTGCCTGTACGAGCTCTCCGTCGACGAGGCGCACCGCCGCCGGGGCATCGGGCGTGCCCTGACGGAGGCCCTGGCCGGCGAGGCCCGGGGGCGCGGCTGCTACGACATGTGGGTGGGCGTGGAGCGCGACAACGAGGCGGCGCTCGCCGCCTACCGCTCGGCGGGCGCGGCGGACGACGGGGTGTTCGCCATGCTGACCTGGGACTTCGCTACGGTCCGCTGA
- a CDS encoding CoA-acylating methylmalonate-semialdehyde dehydrogenase: MKTVHHWIGGKTVEGTSGAYGPVTDPATGAVTTQVALASAEDVDTAVSAARTAYETWGTSSLSARTAVLFRYRALLDSHRDEIAALITAEHGKVHSDALGEVARGLEIVELACGITTQLKGELSTEVSSRVDVSSIRQSLGVVAGITPFNFPAMVPMWMFPLAIACGNTFVLKPSEKDPSAANLLAELAAEAGLPDGVLNVLHGDKVAVDGLLAHPDVAAVSFVGSTPIARHIHATATANGKRVQALGGAKNHMLVLPDADLDAAADAAVSAAYGSAGERCMAISAVVAVSSVADELVAKIRERAEKIKIGPGADPASEMGPLITAAHRDKVASYVTGAAAQGADVVLDGTGHTVEGFEDGHWIGLSLLDNVSTDSDAYRDEIFGPVLCVLRVATYEEGVALMNASPFGNGTAIFTRDGGAARRFQLEIEAGMVGVNVPIPVPVGYHSFGGWKDSLFGDHHIYGNDGVHFYTRGKVVTTRWPDPADAPAGVDLGFPRNH, translated from the coding sequence ATGAAGACCGTCCACCACTGGATCGGTGGCAAGACCGTCGAGGGCACGTCGGGCGCCTACGGACCGGTCACCGACCCGGCGACCGGCGCCGTCACCACGCAGGTCGCGCTCGCCTCCGCCGAGGACGTCGACACCGCGGTCTCCGCCGCGAGGACCGCGTACGAGACCTGGGGCACCTCCTCGCTCTCCGCCCGCACCGCCGTCCTCTTCCGCTACCGCGCCCTCCTGGACTCCCACCGCGACGAGATCGCCGCGCTGATCACCGCCGAGCACGGCAAGGTGCACTCCGACGCGCTGGGCGAGGTCGCCCGCGGTCTGGAGATCGTCGAGCTGGCCTGCGGCATCACCACCCAGCTCAAGGGTGAGCTGTCGACCGAGGTGTCCAGCCGGGTCGACGTCTCCTCGATCCGCCAGTCGCTCGGTGTCGTCGCCGGCATCACGCCGTTCAACTTCCCGGCCATGGTGCCGATGTGGATGTTCCCGCTGGCCATCGCCTGCGGCAACACCTTCGTCCTGAAGCCCAGCGAGAAGGACCCGTCGGCAGCCAACCTGCTGGCCGAACTGGCCGCCGAGGCGGGGCTCCCCGACGGGGTGCTGAACGTCCTGCACGGGGACAAGGTCGCCGTGGACGGGCTCCTCGCCCACCCCGACGTCGCCGCCGTCTCCTTCGTCGGGTCCACCCCCATCGCCCGCCACATCCACGCCACCGCCACGGCGAACGGCAAGCGGGTCCAGGCCCTCGGCGGCGCGAAGAACCACATGCTGGTCCTCCCGGACGCCGACCTGGACGCCGCGGCCGACGCCGCCGTCTCCGCCGCGTACGGCTCCGCCGGTGAGCGCTGCATGGCCATCTCGGCGGTGGTCGCGGTGAGTTCCGTCGCCGACGAGCTGGTGGCGAAGATCCGCGAGCGCGCCGAGAAGATCAAGATCGGTCCCGGCGCGGATCCCGCCTCCGAGATGGGCCCGCTCATCACCGCCGCCCACCGTGACAAGGTCGCCTCCTACGTCACCGGGGCGGCCGCGCAGGGCGCCGACGTCGTCCTCGACGGCACCGGCCACACGGTCGAGGGCTTCGAGGACGGCCACTGGATCGGCCTGTCCCTGCTGGACAACGTGTCCACGGACTCCGACGCCTACCGTGACGAGATCTTCGGCCCCGTCCTGTGCGTCCTGCGCGTCGCCACGTACGAGGAGGGCGTCGCCCTCATGAACGCCTCGCCGTTCGGCAACGGCACCGCGATCTTCACGCGGGACGGCGGCGCGGCCCGCCGCTTCCAGCTGGAGATCGAGGCCGGCATGGTCGGCGTCAACGTCCCGATCCCCGTGCCGGTGGGCTACCACTCCTTCGGTGGCTGGAAGGACTCGCTCTTCGGCGACCACCACATCTACGGCAACGACGGCGTGCACTTCTACACCCGCGGCAAGGTCGTCACCACCCGCTGGCCCGACCCGGCCGACGCCCCCGCGGGCGTCGACCTCGGCTTCCCCCGCAACCACTGA
- a CDS encoding alpha/beta fold hydrolase, with protein sequence MEKPTSRWRHRLPRTPGRWAAVVAALAVLVGAGTWTAAADDDSKPSVHRQDRMMKMNGVSVDTSYFTTGGSERRPAVLIGHGFGGSKNDVRAQAEKLAADGYAVMTWSARGFGRTTGEITLNAPDAEVEDVSGLIDWLAQRPEVELDAKGDPRVGVTGASYGGAISLLAAGHDDRVDAIAPVISYWNLADALFPNGVFKKLWAGIFVSSGGGCERFSKQLCDMYERVAVNGKPDAAARQLLTERSPEAVADRIDVPALILQGQSDSLFPLGQSDAMARAIEKNGAPVSVDWIAGGHDGGDDEGDRVQGRVGDWFDRYLKEDKGADTGPGFRVTRTGGVDSTDGAALKRGASSATYPGLTSGGRKIPLTGAGQPGAGPQGITPGGQDAPSNGDQDAPSDSGEGASSTGGQDASSAGGQGGGGRSAAAGGVTQTFRNPAGANPPSISAVPGIGGGLSQLSSLGVGFSLDFPGQYARFESAPLDSTVHVTGSPTVRVNVTADHGDAVLFGKVYDVSPDGKQQVLPSQLVSPYRITPGQQGKPVELALPAVDHEVEAGHRLRLVLSATDLAYASPAEPATYTVSLDGPLTVPTAPGVRTAAATLPWWTWGLPAAALVIAAALLLTARRRTATPAPDPALADVPLQITDLSKKYAKSSDRYAVRDLGFRVEKGQVLGLLGPNGAGKTTTLRMLMGLITPDAGEIRVFGHAIRPGAPVLSRVGSFVEGAGFLPHLSGRSNLELYWQATGRPAEDAHIGEALEIAGLGDALARAVRTYSQGMRQRLAIAQAMLGMPDLLILDEPTNGLDPPQIREMRDVMIRYAAGGRTVIVSSHLLSEVEQSCTHLVVMDRGRLVQAGPVAEITGSGDMLLVTTATEVAEPVVRKVAALPGIASAVPLDEGHGLLVRLDGATAAQLVAELVRLDVPVTGVGPHRRLEDAFLTLISQGSA encoded by the coding sequence ATGGAGAAACCGACTTCCCGGTGGCGTCACCGGCTGCCCCGCACCCCAGGCCGGTGGGCCGCGGTCGTCGCCGCCCTCGCCGTCCTCGTGGGCGCCGGTACCTGGACCGCCGCCGCAGACGACGACAGTAAGCCGTCCGTGCACCGGCAGGACCGGATGATGAAGATGAACGGGGTGTCGGTCGACACCTCGTACTTCACCACCGGGGGCTCGGAGCGCCGCCCGGCCGTCCTCATCGGGCACGGCTTCGGCGGCAGCAAGAACGACGTGCGCGCCCAGGCCGAGAAGCTGGCAGCCGACGGGTACGCCGTGATGACCTGGTCCGCCCGCGGATTCGGGAGGACCACCGGGGAGATCACGCTCAACGCCCCCGACGCCGAGGTCGAGGACGTCTCCGGACTCATCGACTGGCTGGCACAGCGTCCCGAGGTGGAGCTCGACGCGAAGGGCGACCCGCGCGTCGGAGTCACCGGCGCGTCCTACGGTGGCGCCATCTCGCTGCTCGCAGCCGGGCACGACGACCGGGTCGACGCCATCGCCCCGGTCATCAGCTACTGGAACCTCGCGGACGCGCTCTTCCCGAACGGCGTGTTCAAGAAGCTCTGGGCCGGGATCTTCGTCAGCTCCGGTGGCGGCTGCGAGCGGTTCTCGAAGCAGCTGTGCGACATGTACGAGCGGGTCGCCGTCAACGGCAAGCCGGACGCCGCAGCGCGCCAGCTCCTGACGGAACGTTCCCCCGAGGCCGTGGCCGACCGCATCGACGTACCCGCGCTGATCCTCCAGGGACAGAGCGACTCGCTCTTCCCGCTCGGCCAGTCCGACGCCATGGCCAGGGCCATCGAGAAGAACGGCGCCCCGGTGTCCGTCGACTGGATCGCCGGAGGCCACGACGGCGGCGACGACGAGGGCGACCGTGTCCAGGGCCGGGTCGGCGACTGGTTCGACCGGTACCTGAAGGAGGACAAGGGCGCCGACACGGGGCCGGGATTCCGCGTGACCCGGACCGGCGGCGTCGACTCCACCGACGGCGCGGCCCTCAAGCGCGGCGCGAGCAGCGCGACGTACCCGGGTCTGACCAGCGGCGGCCGGAAGATCCCCCTGACCGGAGCGGGGCAGCCCGGCGCGGGCCCGCAGGGCATCACACCCGGCGGTCAGGACGCCCCCTCGAACGGTGACCAGGACGCCCCCTCCGACAGCGGTGAGGGCGCCTCCTCGACCGGTGGTCAGGACGCCTCCTCGGCCGGTGGTCAGGGCGGCGGGGGCCGGAGCGCCGCTGCCGGCGGCGTCACCCAGACCTTCCGCAACCCCGCCGGGGCCAATCCGCCCTCCATCTCCGCCGTCCCCGGCATCGGAGGCGGGCTCTCCCAGCTGTCCTCGCTCGGCGTCGGGTTCTCCCTCGACTTCCCCGGGCAGTACGCGCGCTTCGAATCGGCCCCGCTGGACAGCACGGTCCACGTCACCGGATCGCCCACGGTCAGGGTGAACGTCACGGCGGACCACGGTGACGCGGTCCTGTTCGGCAAGGTCTACGACGTGTCGCCGGACGGGAAGCAGCAGGTGCTGCCCTCGCAGCTCGTCTCCCCGTACCGGATCACCCCCGGTCAGCAGGGCAAGCCGGTCGAGCTGGCCCTGCCCGCCGTCGACCACGAGGTCGAGGCCGGGCACCGGCTCCGCCTCGTCCTCTCCGCGACCGACCTCGCCTACGCCTCACCCGCCGAGCCCGCGACGTACACCGTCTCCCTCGACGGGCCGCTGACCGTGCCCACCGCACCCGGCGTGAGGACCGCGGCCGCCACGCTCCCCTGGTGGACCTGGGGACTCCCGGCCGCCGCGCTCGTCATCGCCGCCGCGCTCCTGCTCACCGCGCGCCGGCGCACCGCGACCCCCGCCCCCGACCCGGCGCTGGCCGACGTGCCGCTCCAGATCACGGACCTGTCCAAGAAGTACGCGAAGTCCTCGGACCGGTACGCCGTCCGGGACCTCGGCTTCCGGGTCGAGAAGGGGCAGGTCCTCGGCCTGCTCGGACCGAACGGCGCGGGCAAGACCACCACCCTGCGCATGCTGATGGGGCTCATCACCCCCGACGCCGGGGAGATCCGCGTCTTCGGACACGCGATCCGCCCCGGGGCGCCCGTGCTGTCCCGCGTGGGGTCCTTCGTCGAGGGCGCGGGCTTCCTCCCGCACCTGTCGGGCCGCTCCAACCTGGAGCTGTACTGGCAGGCCACCGGGCGGCCCGCCGAGGACGCCCACATCGGCGAGGCGCTGGAGATCGCCGGCCTCGGCGACGCCCTGGCCCGCGCCGTGCGCACCTACTCCCAGGGCATGCGGCAGCGCCTCGCCATCGCCCAGGCCATGCTCGGCATGCCGGACCTCCTCATCCTCGACGAACCGACCAACGGGCTGGACCCGCCCCAGATCCGCGAGATGCGGGACGTGATGATCCGGTACGCGGCCGGGGGCCGGACCGTGATCGTCTCCAGCCACCTCCTCTCCGAGGTCGAACAGTCCTGCACCCACCTCGTGGTCATGGACCGCGGGCGGCTGGTCCAGGCCGGTCCGGTCGCCGAGATCACCGGGTCCGGCGACATGCTGCTCGTCACCACGGCCACCGAGGTCGCCGAACCGGTCGTGCGGAAGGTGGCCGCACTCCCGGGCATCGCCTCCGCCGTCCCCCTGGACGAAGGCCACGGCCTGCTGGTCCGCCTCGACGGCGCCACGGCGGCGCAGCTGGTCGCCGAACTGGTGCGTCTCGACGTGCCGGTGACGGGCGTCGGGCCGCACCGCCGCCTGGAGGACGCGTTCCTCACCCTCATCTCCCAAGGATCCGCATGA